GAGCTGCAGTGAAGAACCATCATGGCGGACAAGGCCGTTACGATCCGAACCAGGAAATTCATGACGAACAGGCTCCTCTCCAGGAAGCAATTCGTATGTCTTCTCCCTTTTCATTGTTTTTTCGCTTAATCTCATTCTTGCCCTAACTTTTCCCCTATCATTATGTAGGTCATTGATGTCCTTCATCCAGGAAGGGCAAACGTTTCCAAGGTGCtttgttttttcaatttttcttcaattttttttttgtatttagatGTTAATATTAATATACTAGGTGACTAGAATagtgcattttttttttaatttttattgatttggtTTTGTGTGTTTATGGTATGAAGGCCGAGTTGAAGGAGAAGCTAGCAAGGATGTATGATGTGAAGGATCCAAACACTGTGTTTGTCTTCAAATTCCGTACAAATTTTGGTGGTGGCAAATCCACTGGCTTTGGTTTGATTTATGATTCTGTTGACAATGCAAAGAAGTATGAACCCAAGTATAGGCTTATCAGGGTCAGTATATACCCAACACATTCTACTCCTGTGGATTTTGtttgtaattttgttttctttattggtttattttattaatgctTGTTATAGACATTGCTCCCATTTTGTTATGTTACTTGTTGTGATGGAATTGGTAGTTCTTCAAGTTATAGACCCATATACTTGTCAACATATGCgcataaaattttcattttatcttttgaaaaatggtgaTGAAGGTAT
This portion of the Arachis duranensis cultivar V14167 chromosome 6, aradu.V14167.gnm2.J7QH, whole genome shotgun sequence genome encodes:
- the LOC107492067 gene encoding 40S ribosomal protein S24-1 translates to MADKAVTIRTRKFMTNRLLSRKQFVIDVLHPGRANVSKAELKEKLARMYDVKDPNTVFVFKFRTNFGGGKSTGFGLIYDSVDNAKKYEPKYRLIRNGLDTKVEKSRKQMKERKNRAKKIRGVKKTKASDAAKAGKKK